Proteins encoded by one window of Deltaproteobacteria bacterium:
- a CDS encoding methionine adenosyltransferase — MQLRDALFSSESVTEGHPDKICDQVSDAVLDECLRQDKSSRVALETAVKTGLVLLIGEITTRARLEYPNIVRRTVERIGFNDGSMGFDARSCAVMVAVEQQSLEIAMGVDSGAGKEQGAGDQGMMFGYACDETPELMPLPIALAHRLTRQLAKARRGDLKFLRPDGKSQVTVEYRDGRAHKVQAVVIAAQHEDSVSTEQLRDAVSSEVIDKVVPLELRAPDMKRMINATGRFIIGGPMGDSGVTGRKIIVDTYGGMGHHGGGAFSGKDPSKVDRSAAYAARWVAKNVVAAGLARRCEVQVAYAIGVAEPVSIMVETFGTHTVPEEKIEKAVRATFSLKPASIIRELDLLRPIYEKTAAYGHFGRTEPEFTWERTDRADALRQAAGLKGAA; from the coding sequence ATGCAGCTGCGCGACGCCCTCTTCTCTTCCGAATCCGTCACCGAAGGTCATCCCGACAAGATCTGCGACCAGGTCTCCGACGCGGTGCTCGACGAATGCCTGCGCCAGGACAAGTCCAGTCGCGTCGCGCTGGAGACCGCGGTGAAGACGGGATTGGTGCTCCTGATCGGCGAGATCACCACCCGCGCGCGTCTCGAGTACCCGAACATCGTCCGCCGCACGGTGGAGCGCATCGGTTTCAACGACGGTTCGATGGGATTCGACGCGCGAAGCTGCGCGGTGATGGTCGCGGTCGAGCAGCAGTCCCTGGAAATCGCCATGGGCGTCGACTCCGGCGCCGGCAAGGAGCAGGGCGCCGGCGACCAGGGGATGATGTTCGGATACGCCTGCGACGAGACGCCGGAGCTGATGCCCCTGCCCATCGCGCTCGCGCATCGGCTGACCCGCCAGCTCGCCAAGGCCCGGCGCGGCGACCTGAAGTTTCTTCGGCCGGACGGCAAGAGCCAGGTCACCGTCGAGTACCGCGACGGGCGTGCGCACAAGGTGCAGGCGGTCGTCATCGCGGCGCAGCACGAGGATTCCGTCTCCACCGAGCAGCTGCGCGACGCGGTGAGCTCGGAAGTGATCGACAAGGTCGTTCCCCTCGAGCTGCGGGCGCCCGACATGAAGCGGATGATCAACGCCACCGGCCGCTTCATCATCGGCGGCCCCATGGGCGACTCCGGTGTGACTGGCCGCAAGATCATCGTCGACACCTACGGGGGCATGGGGCACCACGGCGGCGGCGCTTTCTCCGGCAAGGATCCCTCGAAGGTGGACCGCAGCGCCGCCTACGCGGCGCGCTGGGTGGCAAAGAACGTGGTTGCCGCCGGTCTGGCGCGACGCTGCGAGGTGCAGGTCGCGTACGCCATCGGAGTCGCGGAGCCGGTCTCCATCATGGTGGAGACGTTCGGAACGCACACCGTTCCCGAGGAGAAGATCGAGAAGGCGGTCCGCGCCACGTTCTCCCTCAAGCCGGCATCGATCATCCGCGAGCTCGATCTGCTGCGGCCGATCTACGAGAAGACCGCTGCGTACGGGCACTTCGGCCGCACCGAGCCCGAGTTCACCTGGGAGCGCACCGATCGCGCGGACGCGCTGCGGCAGGCCGCGGGGCTCAAAGGCGCGGCATAG
- the gstA gene encoding glutathione transferase GstA yields MKLFYVPGVCSLSPHIVLREMGADFKLDKVDRNTKISESGTNYNQLNPKSYVPALQLDDGTVLTEGASILMYLADQKGGEKVAPKAGTKERYKLQEWLVFIATELHKSFSPLFRKTSDPVFRENLTKRLDFVAATLAKQPYLLGEKLTMADAYLFTILRWAARVELPLPAPLQQFMERMKARPAVAEALKVEGLT; encoded by the coding sequence ATGAAACTCTTCTACGTACCGGGCGTCTGTTCGCTCTCGCCTCACATCGTGCTGCGCGAGATGGGCGCTGACTTCAAGCTCGACAAAGTGGACCGGAACACGAAGATCTCCGAGTCCGGAACCAACTACAACCAGCTCAATCCGAAGAGCTACGTGCCGGCGCTGCAGCTCGATGACGGCACCGTGCTTACCGAGGGCGCATCGATCCTCATGTATCTCGCCGACCAGAAGGGCGGAGAGAAGGTGGCTCCCAAGGCGGGCACCAAGGAGCGTTACAAGCTGCAGGAGTGGCTGGTCTTCATCGCCACCGAGCTGCACAAGAGCTTCAGCCCGCTCTTCCGCAAGACGTCGGATCCGGTCTTTCGCGAGAACCTCACGAAGCGGCTCGACTTCGTGGCGGCAACGCTGGCGAAGCAGCCGTACCTGCTGGGCGAAAAGCTGACCATGGCCGACGCGTATCTGTTCACGATCCTGCGCTGGGCGGCGCGCGTCGAGCTCCCGCTGCCGGCACCGCTGCAGCAGTTCATGGAACGGATGAAGGCCCGTCCCGCCGTCGCCGAGGCGCTCAAGGTTGAAGGACTGACCTAA
- a CDS encoding adenosylhomocysteinase: MKTAHHVKDLNLAPKGHGRIEWAERSMPVLASIRERFAKQKPLKGMRISACLHVTSETAHLMQTLHAGGAELVLCASNPLSTQDDVAAALVDQGISVYAIKGEDRDTYFEHLKAALNHAPNLTMDDGCDLVSSLVSDRRELLKNVIGGTEETTTGVQRLRAMQANGELAFPVISVNDALTKHMFDNRYGTGQSTIDGIVRATNRLLAGSVFVVLGYGWCGRGLAMRAKGMGADVVVTEIDPLKALEATMDGYRAMPSLEAARIGDFFCTVTGNCEVLAQPHFEKMKDGAIVANSGHFNVEVDIGWLEKNAKKRTVREFVDEYTLKSGNRIAILGEGRLINLASAEGHPSSVMDMSFANQALSAEYVVKNGKKLQNQVYPVPDEIDREIARLKLKSMGVRIDKLTEKQEKYLASWEEGT, from the coding sequence ATGAAGACCGCCCACCACGTGAAGGACCTGAACCTCGCGCCCAAGGGGCACGGGCGCATCGAATGGGCGGAGCGGTCCATGCCGGTGCTGGCCAGCATCCGGGAGCGGTTCGCGAAGCAGAAGCCGCTCAAGGGGATGCGGATCAGCGCCTGCCTCCACGTCACCAGCGAGACGGCGCACTTGATGCAGACGCTCCACGCGGGCGGCGCCGAGCTCGTGCTCTGTGCGTCCAACCCGCTCAGCACGCAGGACGACGTGGCTGCGGCGCTGGTCGACCAGGGCATCAGCGTCTACGCGATCAAGGGCGAGGATCGCGACACCTATTTCGAGCACCTCAAGGCGGCGCTGAACCACGCGCCCAACCTGACGATGGACGACGGCTGCGACCTCGTCTCCAGCCTGGTCAGCGACCGCCGCGAGCTCCTGAAGAACGTGATCGGCGGCACCGAAGAGACCACCACGGGCGTCCAGCGGCTGCGCGCGATGCAGGCGAACGGCGAGCTCGCGTTTCCGGTGATCAGCGTCAACGACGCGCTCACCAAGCACATGTTCGACAACCGCTACGGCACCGGCCAGAGCACCATCGACGGCATCGTGCGCGCGACGAATCGGCTGCTCGCGGGCAGCGTGTTCGTGGTGCTCGGCTACGGATGGTGCGGCCGCGGCCTCGCCATGCGCGCCAAGGGGATGGGCGCCGACGTGGTGGTGACCGAGATCGATCCGCTGAAGGCGCTGGAAGCGACCATGGACGGATACCGGGCGATGCCGTCGCTCGAGGCGGCGAGGATCGGCGACTTCTTCTGCACGGTGACCGGCAACTGCGAGGTGCTGGCGCAGCCGCACTTCGAGAAGATGAAGGATGGAGCCATCGTCGCGAACAGCGGGCACTTCAACGTCGAAGTGGACATCGGTTGGCTGGAGAAGAACGCCAAGAAGCGCACCGTGCGCGAGTTCGTCGACGAGTACACGCTGAAGAGCGGCAACCGCATCGCCATTCTCGGCGAAGGCCGGCTGATCAATCTCGCCAGCGCCGAAGGCCATCCCAGCTCGGTGATGGACATGAGCTTCGCCAACCAGGCCCTGAGCGCCGAGTACGTGGTCAAGAACGGCAAGAAGCTGCAGAACCAGGTCTACCCGGTGCCCGACGAGATCGACCGCGAGATCGCGCGCCTCAAGCTGAAGTCGATGGGCGTGCGGATCGACAAGCTGACCGAGAAGCAGGAAAAGTACCTCGCGTCCTGGGAAGAAGGGACGTAG
- the aroF gene encoding 3-deoxy-7-phosphoheptulonate synthase, translating to MLIVLHPDVSVDAQAAIEARIRELGFTPHAIEGAGRTAIGITGNQGPVDPGHFRELPGVADCIPVTAPYKLVSREVKHEDTVVDVAGVPVGGPELVVMAGPCAVESEEQILTAARGVAASGASLLRGGAFKPRTSPYDFQGLKQKGLELLTKARAETGLKIVTEVKDTETLGAVVESADLLQIGARNMQNFSLLEAVGDVRKPVLLKRGMSSTIKELLMAAEYIVSRGNKQVILCERGIRTFETMTRNTLDLNAVPVLKRESHLPVVVDPSHGIGIRSAVLPMARAAVACGADGLIIEVHPDPDRALSDGMQSLNLPSFEKLMREVEKIASAMGRSLYRVARA from the coding sequence ATGCTGATCGTGCTGCATCCCGACGTGTCTGTTGACGCCCAGGCAGCGATCGAAGCCCGCATCCGCGAGCTGGGGTTCACGCCGCACGCGATCGAGGGCGCGGGACGCACGGCGATTGGCATCACCGGCAACCAGGGCCCCGTAGATCCGGGGCACTTCCGCGAGCTGCCCGGCGTCGCCGACTGCATCCCGGTGACCGCGCCGTACAAGCTCGTCTCGCGCGAAGTGAAGCACGAGGACACCGTCGTCGACGTGGCGGGCGTGCCGGTCGGTGGACCGGAGCTCGTGGTCATGGCCGGCCCGTGCGCCGTGGAGAGCGAGGAGCAGATCCTCACTGCCGCTCGGGGCGTGGCGGCCAGCGGCGCGTCGCTGTTGCGCGGCGGCGCTTTCAAGCCGCGGACGAGCCCGTACGATTTCCAGGGCCTGAAACAGAAGGGTCTCGAGCTGCTCACGAAGGCGCGCGCCGAGACCGGCCTGAAGATCGTCACCGAGGTGAAGGACACCGAGACGCTGGGCGCGGTCGTCGAGAGCGCCGACCTGCTGCAGATCGGCGCCCGCAACATGCAGAACTTCTCCCTGCTGGAAGCGGTGGGCGACGTGCGCAAGCCCGTCCTGCTCAAGCGGGGGATGTCGTCGACGATCAAGGAGCTGCTCATGGCCGCCGAGTACATCGTCTCGCGCGGCAACAAGCAGGTGATCCTCTGCGAGCGGGGAATCCGCACCTTCGAGACCATGACGCGCAACACCCTCGATCTGAACGCCGTTCCCGTCCTCAAGCGCGAGTCGCACCTGCCGGTGGTAGTCGACCCTTCGCACGGCATCGGCATCCGCAGCGCCGTGCTGCCGATGGCGCGCGCGGCGGTCGCCTGCGGGGCCGACGGGCTGATCATCGAGGTCCATCCCGATCCGGACCGCGCACTCAGCGACGGCATGCAATCGCTCAATCTTCCCTCGTTCGAGAAGCTGATGCGCGAGGTGGAGAAAATCGCCTCCGCGATGGGCCGCTCCCTGTACCGGGTGGCGCGCGCGTGA
- a CDS encoding methionyl-tRNA formyltransferase: protein MRIAFLGTPEFALPILEACSRAGELALVVAQPDKPVGRHQELQAPPTKEWAIARGIRVEQPDKVKQGRLAAVLVSARPDVAVVAAYGRILPPDALRVPLHGCLNVHASLLPELRGAAPAQWAVARGYRETGVTIMQMDEGLDTGDIRLQRGLSIADDETGESLLRKLGPLGADALTQALALLAQGRLPRVPQDHSKATLAPLLSREDGRVDWTRTADELDARRRGFMPWPGAWTTVDGAALKIQSARPVAGSGAPGELLAGTAVACAPGTAWELVEVQPEGKRRMPAAAWLQGARLKPGHRLGT, encoded by the coding sequence ATGCGCATCGCCTTCCTCGGAACGCCGGAGTTCGCACTGCCGATCCTCGAGGCGTGCAGCCGGGCGGGCGAGTTGGCGCTGGTGGTCGCCCAACCCGACAAGCCGGTCGGACGCCACCAGGAGCTGCAGGCGCCTCCAACCAAGGAGTGGGCGATCGCGCGCGGCATCCGGGTCGAGCAACCGGACAAGGTGAAGCAGGGGAGGCTCGCAGCGGTCCTGGTGTCCGCAAGGCCCGATGTCGCCGTCGTCGCCGCGTATGGGCGGATCCTGCCTCCGGACGCGCTGCGAGTGCCTTTGCACGGATGCCTGAACGTGCACGCGTCGCTGCTTCCCGAGCTGCGCGGAGCGGCGCCCGCGCAGTGGGCGGTGGCGCGCGGGTACCGGGAAACCGGCGTCACCATCATGCAGATGGACGAAGGTCTGGATACGGGAGACATCCGTCTGCAACGTGGCCTGTCCATCGCCGACGACGAGACCGGCGAGTCGCTCTTGCGCAAGTTGGGGCCACTCGGGGCCGATGCGCTGACCCAGGCGCTTGCATTGCTCGCGCAAGGACGGCTGCCCCGAGTGCCGCAGGACCACTCCAAAGCGACGCTCGCGCCGCTTCTTTCCCGCGAGGACGGGCGCGTGGACTGGACCCGCACAGCCGACGAGCTCGACGCCAGGCGCCGCGGATTCATGCCTTGGCCCGGCGCCTGGACGACCGTGGATGGCGCCGCGCTGAAAATTCAGTCGGCGCGGCCCGTTGCCGGAAGCGGCGCCCCCGGAGAGCTGCTGGCCGGAACCGCCGTTGCGTGCGCGCCGGGCACGGCGTGGGAGCTGGTCGAAGTCCAGCCCGAAGGGAAGAGGCGGATGCCAGCGGCCGCATGGCTGCAGGGCGCGCGCCTGAAACCCGGCCATCGTCTCGGGACCTGA
- a CDS encoding shikimate dehydrogenase, protein MVGHLVPRVLRPLAQARRGGGDLPLMRALYVLLGDPVAHSRSPAIHARAFQLLGLDAVYAPCRVTDAPAAVRALRALGIAGANVTVPHKQAVIASLERLDDAAKRIGAVSCIVNHDGVLSGHNTDREGLLRALGRFSGEAVVLGAGGSARAVVDALRPHVAILNRTPSRAEHLAREMGVRVGTPDAAARADLVVNCTTVGMSGEEMPVDPRSLRGTVVDLAYSSVGETALVRAARARGLRAIDGIEVLVHQAIASLEIWLGRPHLVELAAELRKAALA, encoded by the coding sequence ATGGTCGGACATCTCGTTCCCCGGGTTCTACGCCCTCTTGCGCAGGCTCGGCGCGGAGGTGGAGATCTCCCCCTGATGCGCGCACTGTACGTCCTGCTCGGCGATCCCGTCGCCCACTCCCGTTCGCCGGCGATCCATGCCCGCGCCTTCCAGCTCCTCGGCCTCGACGCGGTGTACGCGCCTTGCCGGGTTACGGACGCGCCGGCGGCAGTGCGCGCCTTGCGGGCGCTCGGCATCGCCGGAGCGAACGTGACCGTCCCGCACAAGCAGGCGGTCATCGCGTCTCTCGAGCGGCTCGACGACGCGGCGAAGCGCATCGGCGCCGTCAGCTGCATCGTCAACCACGACGGCGTTCTCTCGGGCCACAACACGGATCGCGAAGGTCTTCTCCGAGCGCTGGGAAGGTTCTCCGGCGAGGCGGTCGTCCTCGGGGCGGGAGGGTCCGCGCGCGCCGTCGTCGATGCCTTGCGGCCCCATGTCGCCATCCTGAACCGGACTCCGTCCCGCGCCGAGCACCTCGCACGCGAGATGGGCGTCAGGGTTGGCACGCCGGACGCCGCCGCGCGCGCGGACCTGGTCGTGAACTGCACCACGGTGGGAATGAGCGGGGAGGAGATGCCGGTCGACCCCCGGTCGCTGCGCGGGACGGTGGTCGATCTGGCCTATTCCTCGGTCGGCGAGACCGCTCTGGTGCGCGCCGCCCGCGCGCGCGGATTGCGCGCGATCGACGGAATCGAAGTCCTCGTCCATCAGGCCATCGCATCGCTGGAGATCTGGCTCGGCAGGCCCCATCTCGTCGAGCTCGCGGCCGAGCTGCGGAAGGCGGCGCTGGCGTGA
- a CDS encoding mannose-1-phosphate guanylyltransferase translates to MSLHAVILAGGSGTRFWPLSRVKKPKQFLALVTKRTLIAETFARVAPLCPSERTWVVCGKDHVEGVRAALPDLPVAHLIVESVARNTAPAIGLACVHALREDRAATLMVLPSDHHVGRPDAFRDALALAAGACQNGDLLTLGIKPTRPETGYGYLRRGAEKAPGVFAVEAFVEKPDAATAGRYLQDPSYSWNAGIFVFRADAMLDALQRHLPKVHEGLTRGGDFAALQSISIDYGVMEPESQTTHRIALVPGDFGWSDVGSFAALPEVRALDARGNAVSGDAIAVDCDGCVVLSEGKRLVAAVGLRDLCIVDAGDALLVVPRERAQDVRAVVDSLKSQGRSDKL, encoded by the coding sequence ATGAGCCTGCACGCGGTGATTCTCGCCGGCGGCAGCGGGACGCGGTTCTGGCCGCTCTCGCGGGTGAAGAAGCCCAAGCAGTTCCTGGCGCTGGTGACGAAGCGGACCCTGATCGCCGAGACGTTCGCGCGGGTTGCGCCGCTCTGCCCGAGCGAGCGCACGTGGGTGGTGTGCGGCAAGGATCACGTCGAAGGCGTGCGCGCGGCGCTTCCCGATCTGCCGGTGGCGCATCTGATCGTCGAGTCGGTGGCGCGCAATACCGCGCCCGCGATCGGGCTTGCCTGCGTGCACGCGCTGCGCGAGGACCGCGCCGCCACCCTGATGGTGCTGCCCAGCGATCATCACGTGGGGCGTCCGGATGCCTTCCGCGACGCCCTCGCTCTCGCTGCGGGCGCCTGCCAGAACGGCGATCTGCTGACGCTCGGGATCAAGCCCACGCGTCCGGAGACCGGCTACGGGTATCTGCGGCGGGGAGCAGAGAAGGCGCCTGGGGTGTTCGCGGTGGAAGCGTTCGTGGAGAAGCCGGACGCCGCGACCGCCGGGCGATACCTCCAGGATCCGTCGTACTCCTGGAATGCCGGGATCTTCGTGTTCCGCGCCGACGCGATGCTGGACGCGCTCCAGCGGCACCTGCCAAAGGTGCACGAAGGCCTGACGCGAGGCGGAGACTTCGCCGCGCTGCAGTCGATCAGCATCGATTACGGGGTGATGGAGCCCGAATCACAGACTACCCATCGCATTGCGCTCGTGCCCGGCGACTTCGGGTGGAGCGACGTGGGATCGTTCGCGGCGCTGCCCGAGGTTCGCGCGCTCGACGCTCGCGGCAACGCGGTGAGCGGCGACGCGATCGCCGTCGACTGCGACGGATGCGTCGTGTTGTCGGAAGGAAAGCGCCTGGTGGCAGCGGTCGGGCTGCGGGACCTTTGCATCGTCGATGCCGGCGACGCTCTGCTGGTCGTTCCTCGCGAACGCGCCCAGGACGTTCGCGCCGTCGTCGATTCGCTCAAATCGCAGGGCCGCTCCGACAAGCTCTGA
- the aroA gene encoding 3-phosphoshikimate 1-carboxyvinyltransferase, with the protein MNARIWPLRKPLHAEGVRVPGDKSISHRALIFAALAEGESRMAGLAPGGDVRSTARCLAQLGVPVLRGDGTPWAEKAPPQRPPRSPALPERDPDMQADDAIVLGHGLSGLREPSERLDCGNSGTTIRLLTGVIAGAGIEATLTGDESLSRRPMERVAKPLRQLGAEIETTHGKPPMIVRRGHPLRAAAIASDVASAQVKSSVLLAGLFAEGETSFTEPGKSRDHTERLLRTMGAAVVQRGTTVAVRGPAKLRGFALDVPGDLSSAAFLIGAALTAPEGSTLTLEHVGVNPTRAGFLDALAMFGARIQLELGQSGGPEPVAKLTVSAQKLRGTQLDGDLVLRAIDEVPILAVLGALAEGETVIRGAQELRVKESDRIAQMAAGLRGMGARVEELPDGLRIQGGALHGGAAIDSAMDHRIALAFSVASLAAGEACCISGAEWSDISFPGFYALLRRLGAEVEISP; encoded by the coding sequence GTGAACGCGCGCATCTGGCCGCTGCGCAAGCCGCTGCACGCCGAAGGCGTCCGCGTCCCGGGCGACAAGAGCATCTCGCACCGCGCCCTGATCTTCGCGGCGCTGGCTGAGGGCGAGAGCCGCATGGCGGGACTGGCCCCAGGCGGCGACGTGCGATCGACGGCGCGCTGTCTCGCCCAGCTTGGTGTCCCGGTGCTGCGAGGAGACGGCACGCCGTGGGCAGAGAAGGCCCCGCCGCAGCGACCGCCCCGGAGCCCGGCGCTCCCGGAGCGCGATCCCGACATGCAGGCCGACGACGCCATCGTTCTCGGCCACGGACTCTCGGGTCTGCGGGAACCGAGCGAGCGCCTCGACTGTGGCAACTCCGGCACGACGATCCGCCTTCTCACCGGAGTGATTGCCGGCGCGGGTATCGAGGCGACACTGACCGGCGACGAATCGCTGTCGCGCCGGCCGATGGAGAGGGTCGCAAAGCCACTCCGGCAGCTCGGAGCGGAGATCGAGACGACGCACGGCAAGCCGCCCATGATCGTGCGGCGCGGCCATCCGCTGCGCGCCGCGGCCATCGCCTCCGACGTCGCCAGCGCGCAGGTGAAGAGCTCCGTCCTGCTGGCCGGCCTGTTTGCGGAAGGGGAGACGAGCTTCACCGAGCCGGGGAAGAGCCGCGACCACACCGAGCGTCTCCTGCGGACGATGGGCGCGGCGGTCGTGCAGCGCGGCACCACGGTCGCGGTGCGCGGCCCCGCGAAGCTGCGCGGCTTCGCTCTCGACGTTCCCGGAGACCTCAGCTCGGCCGCGTTCCTGATCGGCGCCGCATTGACCGCTCCCGAAGGCAGTACCCTCACCCTGGAACACGTCGGCGTGAATCCGACGCGCGCGGGTTTTCTGGATGCGCTGGCGATGTTCGGCGCCCGCATCCAGCTCGAGCTCGGCCAGTCGGGCGGTCCCGAGCCGGTGGCGAAGCTGACAGTCTCCGCCCAGAAGCTCCGCGGGACGCAGCTCGACGGCGATCTGGTTCTTCGCGCCATCGACGAAGTGCCGATCCTCGCGGTGCTCGGCGCTCTCGCCGAGGGCGAGACGGTCATCCGGGGCGCGCAGGAGCTGCGGGTCAAGGAATCGGATCGGATCGCCCAGATGGCCGCCGGTCTCCGCGGCATGGGCGCGCGCGTCGAGGAGCTTCCCGACGGCCTGCGCATCCAGGGCGGCGCCCTGCACGGCGGCGCCGCCATCGACTCCGCGATGGACCACCGCATCGCGCTGGCGTTCTCGGTCGCGTCGCTGGCGGCGGGTGAGGCGTGCTGCATCTCCGGCGCCGAATGGTCGGACATCTCGTTCCCCGGGTTCTACGCCCTCTTGCGCAGGCTCGGCGCGGAGGTGGAGATCTCCCCCTGA
- the ptsP gene encoding phosphoenolpyruvate--protein phosphotransferase, which yields MAKLTGIPASPGVAIGRVFPVDRRRARVPRYHIQPDQVEAEIRRLDAAVKESVDQLQQIRQSLGDGEQGDILDAHRLMANDPTLIEGAKGLIRDELLNAEWAVRRLVRDVGEKLGSDGYVAERRADLDEVCDRIVHNLIGERPISVDIPTDEVVIVAYDLPVAEAAVLLASGKIKGLVTDFGSKTSHTAILARALEVPCVVGAGQASEICSAGDLIALDGTTGEVLLSPDPEEVKRFEAARVAAKSRDAALLEDRDRPAQTLDGRRVCLQANIEFPEEVPSVLAHGGEGVGLYRTEFLYLNREELPSEEEHYRAYSGILQRMQNRPVTIRTLDLGGDKLPIGQRSHEPNPALGLRAIRFTLRHPQLFRTQVRALLRASMQGKLQIMLPMVAAVDELRDAKTQIEAIRQELLLEGKPVAEKIPIGIMIETPAAALAADRLARECDFFSIGTNDLIQYSLAIDRGNRDVAYLYRPLHLGVLRLIQSSVAGAKAAGIECAMCGEMAGDPSYALVLLALGLDTLSMNPADIPKVKRVIRAADVRDARKLLDEAMAFSSHDEIERYVLEQMHKRFPQLVFEGGAPPI from the coding sequence TTGGCGAAGCTGACCGGAATCCCCGCTTCTCCCGGCGTCGCGATCGGGCGCGTGTTCCCCGTGGACCGGCGGCGCGCACGCGTTCCGCGGTACCACATCCAGCCCGATCAGGTGGAAGCGGAAATCCGCCGGCTCGATGCGGCGGTGAAAGAGTCCGTCGACCAGCTCCAGCAGATCCGTCAAAGCCTTGGCGACGGCGAGCAGGGCGACATCCTCGACGCGCACCGCCTGATGGCGAACGATCCCACGCTGATCGAGGGCGCCAAGGGGCTGATCCGGGATGAGCTGCTCAATGCCGAATGGGCCGTGCGCCGGCTGGTCCGGGACGTCGGCGAGAAGCTAGGCTCGGACGGATACGTCGCCGAGCGGCGCGCCGATCTGGACGAGGTCTGCGACCGGATCGTCCACAACCTGATCGGAGAGCGGCCGATCTCCGTCGACATTCCTACGGACGAGGTGGTCATCGTCGCCTATGACCTGCCCGTTGCCGAGGCGGCGGTGCTGCTCGCTTCAGGGAAGATCAAGGGTCTCGTCACCGATTTCGGGAGCAAGACGTCGCACACGGCGATCCTCGCCCGGGCCCTGGAAGTGCCGTGCGTAGTCGGTGCAGGCCAGGCGAGCGAGATCTGCAGTGCCGGAGACCTGATCGCGCTCGACGGGACGACGGGCGAGGTGCTGCTCTCGCCCGACCCGGAGGAGGTCAAGCGCTTCGAGGCGGCGCGGGTGGCGGCCAAATCCCGCGACGCAGCGCTGCTCGAGGATCGCGATCGGCCCGCGCAGACGCTCGACGGGCGCCGTGTCTGCCTGCAGGCGAACATCGAGTTTCCAGAGGAGGTCCCGAGCGTCCTCGCCCACGGCGGCGAGGGGGTCGGCTTGTATCGAACGGAGTTCCTCTACCTGAACCGCGAGGAGCTCCCCAGCGAGGAGGAGCATTACCGCGCCTACAGCGGGATCCTGCAGCGGATGCAGAACCGCCCCGTCACCATCCGTACGCTGGATCTCGGCGGCGACAAACTTCCCATCGGGCAGCGCTCCCACGAGCCCAACCCTGCGCTCGGACTTCGCGCCATCCGCTTTACGCTCCGGCATCCGCAGCTCTTCCGGACTCAGGTCCGGGCACTCCTGCGCGCCTCCATGCAGGGCAAGCTGCAGATCATGCTGCCCATGGTGGCCGCGGTCGACGAGCTTCGTGACGCCAAGACGCAGATCGAGGCCATCCGGCAGGAATTGCTGCTGGAAGGCAAGCCGGTCGCGGAGAAGATTCCGATCGGCATCATGATCGAGACGCCCGCCGCGGCGCTCGCCGCCGACCGGCTGGCGCGCGAATGCGACTTCTTCTCCATCGGCACGAACGACTTGATCCAGTACTCCCTCGCCATCGATCGGGGAAACCGCGACGTCGCGTACCTCTATCGGCCGCTGCATCTCGGCGTGCTGCGCCTGATCCAGTCTTCAGTCGCAGGTGCGAAGGCGGCGGGAATCGAGTGCGCGATGTGCGGGGAGATGGCCGGGGACCCGTCCTACGCGCTGGTCCTGCTCGCGCTCGGACTCGACACGCTGTCGATGAACCCGGCGGACATTCCCAAAGTGAAGCGCGTGATCCGGGCGGCGGACGTGCGCGATGCCCGCAAGCTCCTCGATGAAGCGATGGCTTTTTCCTCGCACGACGAGATCGAGCGGTACGTTCTGGAGCAGATGCACAAGCGGTTTCCGCAGCTCGTTTTCGAGGGAGGAGCGCCCCCGATTTGA
- a CDS encoding CoA pyrophosphatase gives MDARLPAPAHVRGVRLVPAGGGRLGGVAVAEREEVTLPQIRRAITRHKPVLRPEFGRAAAVLVPLLPRPEGLHVLFTERSKELRSHAGQISFPGGSMDIGDADARATALREAQEEVGLREEHVEVLGAIDDCPTFVTGFVITPVVGVVDPLAFTAAGRYPWTPSPAEIAALHELPLSGFCDPANLRIEMRERKGQQFELYWYTVNGAVVWGATARILNQLIQLAREGQ, from the coding sequence CTGGATGCTCGACTACCTGCGCCGGCGCACGTACGCGGCGTTCGCCTGGTACCGGCTGGCGGTGGCCGCCTTGGTGGTGTTGCTGTGGCTGAGCGGGAAGAGGTAACGCTTCCACAGATCCGGCGCGCCATCACGCGCCACAAGCCAGTGCTTCGGCCGGAGTTCGGCCGGGCGGCGGCGGTGCTGGTGCCGCTGTTGCCGCGTCCCGAGGGGCTGCACGTGCTCTTCACCGAGAGGAGCAAGGAGCTGCGCTCGCACGCCGGCCAGATCAGCTTTCCCGGCGGCTCGATGGATATCGGCGATGCCGACGCGCGGGCCACGGCGCTGCGCGAGGCTCAAGAGGAGGTCGGCCTGCGCGAGGAGCACGTCGAAGTGCTGGGCGCCATCGACGACTGCCCCACCTTCGTCACCGGCTTCGTGATCACGCCCGTGGTCGGCGTCGTGGATCCGCTCGCCTTCACCGCCGCCGGAAGATATCCGTGGACCCCGAGCCCGGCGGAGATCGCGGCGCTGCACGAGCTGCCTCTGTCCGGCTTCTGTGATCCGGCCAATCTCCGCATCGAGATGCGGGAGCGAAAAGGCCAGCAGTTCGAGCTCTACTGGTACACCGTGAACGGCGCGGTGGTCTGGGGCGCGACGGCGCGCATCCTCAACCAGCTGATCCAGCTCGCGCGGGAGGGGCAATGA